The sequence below is a genomic window from Thalassomonas haliotis.
ACCGCAAAGCAGGGCTTCCAGATGGGAAGGTACTATTTTCAGGGCGTCCAGCGGGTATTGTTCACAGTAACGCGCCAACGCCTGGCCGTCGTGGGCCTGTTCGCCATTGAGCAGGTGCAGGCAGCCACCCGTCAGCCAGGCGGGGAATAACATGGTATTGCCCAAATCGGCGATCAGGGATGAAATCAAGCCATAGTGTCCCTGTTTCGGCAGGGCCAGCTGTTTGACCGCGGCCAGGCTGTAATGGCTTAACTGCCTGTGTTCAACCAGTACGCCTTTCGGTTGGCCGGTAGAGCCTGAGGTGTATAGCACATAGGCCAATTGATCCTGGCTGATGGCCGGGATTTGCAGCTCAAGTGCGCCGTCTTTGGCTTTTTCGTTTAGCTGTTGCGGGCTGATAATGTTTTTGCCGGTTAAGGTATCCAGCTCAGTGATCACTACCACAGGGTCGGCATCATCGATAATTTGCTGCAGCCTGGCCTGTGGCTGCTCCGGGTCTAGCGGCAGGTATGCCGCCCCTGATTTTAATGCTGCCAGCATCGCCAGGATAAATTCGCCGCTGCGGGGAAAGCATAAGGCGACGATTTTTTCACTGCCGGCACCCGATTGCTGCAAGATAGCGGCATAAGCGTCGCTGAGGCGGTCCAGTTCGCCGTAGGTGTAGCAGCTGTCGCCGTCACGCAGGGCGGGGGCGTCTGGGGTTTGCTCAGCCTGAGCTTTAAACAGGCTCACCAGGTTATCCTGGGGTTGTGCTGTAGCCGGTGTCAGCGCCAGCTCTTCATCCGGCAGCAGGCACTTAAGTTGTGCCAGCGGCGTTCTCGGGGCGGCCAGGGCGGCCGCCAGCAACAGCTGGTAATGTTCCAGCAGGCGCTGCATCGCCCGGGCACCGTACAGGCCGGTTTGGTAATTCAGGGTTAAACCGCCGTCGCCTGAGTTGGTCTGGGTATACTGCAGCAGCAGTTCGCTGGCGGTCGGCAGGCCGGTGCTGGTGATATCATCAAGCAGCTCCTGCTGGTGCCAGAAAAAACCGGCCTGTCTGGCTGCCGGGTTTTGCTCGTCAATAACGCTGACGTATTCCTGATATTCCAGCATTTCTTCAAATAACGGCACTAAACCGCGGCTGGCGCCTTCGAGATCACAGCTGTTTAACTGGTAAAAAGGCAACGGCAGCGGGCGGGTAAAGAGGCCGAGGCTGGATCCGAACTCTTCGTAATCCAGGCGGCAGTCATGGAAATAGTTTAACTGCAGCTCGTCATGGCCGTTAAGTTTGCTTAGCAGGGCCGCCCAGACCACCAGGGCGATTTGTTGCGGCGCACAGTCGAATTCACCGGCGGCCAGCAGCAGGGCTTGCTGCAGTGGCTGCGGCATATTGTGGGATAGGCTGGCATAACCGGCCTGATCGGCGGCAGGGCTGTTGTCCTTGCCTTGTTGTTCAATCAGCCTGGCGCCCGGCAGGGCAGGCAGGTTGAGGTTGCGCCAATAACTGATGCCGGTTTCGGCTTCTTCATCGCTGAGCAGTTCATTGATCCACTGGCTGTATTCCTGGTATTGCAATTCGGTTTCTTCCAACGGGGAGTAGGGGTCGGCAATCAGGTCGCGGATACGGGCACAGCTGTATTCATCCAGAGTCAGGGACGAACCGGCAAGCAAGATGCTGACCTCTTCCCCCTGATACCAGCACCAGACCAGTAAATGCGGCTGCTTTTCGGCAAATGCCTGTTTTGCTTCTTGCTCGGCCGCCTGTTTGTCCGGCATCTGTTCACAGACCCGAAAGTCCAGTCTGGGAGCCTGTACCTGGGTCCGGGTAACGCTAAGCTCTGCCGGAATGGCGTAATAGCTGGCGAGCGCCTGGTGGTTCTGCATCAGCTGCAGCAACCTTTGTTCCTGTTGTCCTGCCATGTCTAGCGGTGCCAGGGCGGCAGGCAGCTTGAGCCAGAAATAACGTTCACCTGCAACTTTGCCGTTGAGCAGCTGTTGTTGATGGCTTAATGCTTCACCTAAATCTGTGCCGGGGTTTTGCCATAAACTCATAATGCTGTTTCCTTAACCTTTTCTGTATACTCTTGGTTTTCACTTGCCAATACCTGGCTGTCGAGGGCTTTGCCGGTATGTTTTGCCTGCAGCGGCGGTGCCGAGAGGGTTTCCCCCGGCTGGTAGATGTCGCCCATGGCAACGGCAATTTTTCTTTTTCCTTCAAACGGGTCTCGGGCATGGGCGGCCAGCATATTGTCGACCATAACAACATCGGCTTTTTGCCAGTCAAACCTGACGGCACAGGCTTCATAAAGTTCGCTGATCAAATCGACCACTTCCTGCTCAAGCGGCTCCATATCGCCGTAACAGACGTTTCTCGGCAGGTTATCCAGGCCGCCTGTGGTTAACAGGTGCTGTTGTACGTCCGCTTCCAGGAAACTGAAATGGTGCAGCTGGATCTGGTTAAAGAAACTTTTCTCGCCGGTTACCGGGTGGGTGATCACCGCAGGGCATACCTGGCTGATCCTCAGGTTATCTTCGCCGTACCAGGTATAGTCAATGTCATTTTGCTGACATAAGGCTTCGACTTTGCTTCTGTCTTGAGTTTTGAAGAAATGCTGCCAGCTGACGTCCAGTCCGGAAAAGTTGCGGACATAACACAGGTGTTTTTGTTCCAGCTTTTCCCGGATATTTTCCGGCAGGCGCTGGTACATTTCCCGGCAATCGACGATCGGCGTATGGCCGCCGACAGGCGACGGCTGGCTGCAATAGAACCACTGGCGTCTCGGCCAGCGGTGTTGATGGGAGCTTTCGTTGTGATACATGATCATCTGATCTTCTGGGTAAGGCGTTGATTTATAAATCTTACTGCCGATGTCGTTCTTAGGCAGATCGCCGTACATGGCATAAAGTTCGGGATAAATGGCAACGCAGAATTGCTCGAACTCCAGTTCCGTCGGCAGGTTAAACCCCCTAAAGACTATGCCCGCATGTACTTCCAGCCAGGACAGGATCTGCTGCTGGTTTTGTCTGGCCCAACTCAGGGGATCCAGGCTCGGGTTGTGGCATTGAACCAGCAGAGGGAAAGGGCGATCCGGGTTAAGGGGAGCAGCCGTGACCTGGGGTTTTTCCGAAGCGGTTTTCAGTTTTTTCATTTTGCTGAGTTTGCTCAATTTGCCTGTTTTCTTTGAGCTGACGGCCGTGTTGGACATCTTGGTGCTTTCCTCTTTAGCTTTGGATAAGGCTTTTAACGGGGTTTCCGGCTTGGCCACTATTTGTGCCAGCACTTGCAGGAATTCATCCCTTAGGGCCTCTATGGTGTTTTTATTAAATAAACCTGTGCGGTAGACCCAGTTAAAGCTGAGTTCTGCCGGGCGGTCTCCTTGACTGGCGCTCTTTTCATCGCTAAAGGTTTCATCGCTAAAGGTTTCATCGCTAAAGGTTTCATCGCTAAAGGTTTCATTGGCGAAAAGGGCCATATCGAATTTCGAATGCTGCTGGCGCGGGGTAACGGCTTTAACCGTCAGTCCGTCAAGCTGGCGTTCATTGTCCGGGGTGTTTTGCATCACAAACAGCGCCTGGATAAGCGGGTGTACCCCGGGTATTCTTTCTGGCTGCAACGCCTCGACCATGCGGTCAAACGGCAGCATCTGGTGTTCAAAGCCTGACAGGCAGGTATGGCGGACACTTTGCAAATATTCGCTGAACCTCTGGGTGGCCTTGGGCCTGAAACGCA
It includes:
- a CDS encoding non-ribosomal peptide synthetase; translated protein: MSLWQNPGTDLGEALSHQQQLLNGKVAGERYFWLKLPAALAPLDMAGQQEQRLLQLMQNHQALASYYAIPAELSVTRTQVQAPRLDFRVCEQMPDKQAAEQEAKQAFAEKQPHLLVWCWYQGEEVSILLAGSSLTLDEYSCARIRDLIADPYSPLEETELQYQEYSQWINELLSDEEAETGISYWRNLNLPALPGARLIEQQGKDNSPAADQAGYASLSHNMPQPLQQALLLAAGEFDCAPQQIALVVWAALLSKLNGHDELQLNYFHDCRLDYEEFGSSLGLFTRPLPLPFYQLNSCDLEGASRGLVPLFEEMLEYQEYVSVIDEQNPAARQAGFFWHQQELLDDITSTGLPTASELLLQYTQTNSGDGGLTLNYQTGLYGARAMQRLLEHYQLLLAAALAAPRTPLAQLKCLLPDEELALTPATAQPQDNLVSLFKAQAEQTPDAPALRDGDSCYTYGELDRLSDAYAAILQQSGAGSEKIVALCFPRSGEFILAMLAALKSGAAYLPLDPEQPQARLQQIIDDADPVVVITELDTLTGKNIISPQQLNEKAKDGALELQIPAISQDQLAYVLYTSGSTGQPKGVLVEHRQLSHYSLAAVKQLALPKQGHYGLISSLIADLGNTMLFPAWLTGGCLHLLNGEQAHDGQALARYCEQYPLDALKIVPSHLEALLCGAQSHILPAKTLVLGGEGISSSLLTQLQQLSLTCRVYNHYGPTETTVGVLMGEVDISNGYDLLTSPLGDNRVYLLDKNQQAAISGQLAELYIGGAGVTRGYLKDSELTDKVYLDDPFIPGQKMYRSGDLAIRHADGGIRIIGRADHQVKIRGFRLALEEVQQLLTRHPDINQASLQIRGQGETAKLLAFVIPEQDKQPAQDEIIGYLSQYLPAYMVPAFIYPVKQFPFTSNGKIDRKQLLAQAEQADKHEIVAPRTPLEQQLAGIWKNILKVSELGVTDDFFALGGHSLAAIKVIALIRQQLHYQLPSNLLFQYKTIEQIAAYLESNAEVKRLFAFSETGNNHALVFMHAPAGHFNHYNQLINGLKNETDVYGLFPDPKRILNTAPGQLDQLLDDYIEQLLPLKSRQLILAGWSLAGRHMVLLADKMKARGFTISTVAIIDYDPTQTLNVSDDADQLVSDFGDYLAAESIDLPEQDFSQITSGLEGSYQQAMQQLLQHPLMAQLISADVSPQELEQQFMMRWCLKQHFYQAEIPVISTPLWLWRGNSHKAPLSAWQTYSSSGIQGWEIDADHHSILAHQELLAQFRLSIQALDGQNTADKAKPEQITAQAETIS